TATGTTTGAAAAGAGGCTTAATAAAGCGGTATCAAAAAAGCGCGATAAAATAAAAGTATATGCTGAAATATGGGGGGAGCCGCTTATGGCTGTGTCGGAAAATTCGTTTACCGGAAAACTTATAAGCGCGGCCGGCGGCAGCAATGTGGTGGCATTCGCGGACGGTGAATATCCCAAAGTATCAAAGGAAGAGATAATTAAAGCAAATCCTGAAAAAATACTGCTTTTTTATAATCCGGAAAAAAATTTCCTGAAAAGGCCCTGTTTCTCGGCGACAATAGCAGGAAAGAATAACGGCATAACAGCTGTTACAGGTGAGATGCTTGACAGGACAATGAGGCCCGGCCCCAGAGTGGTGGAAGCTATAGAAGAACTTAAAAGAATACTGCAAGAGGGCGCGATAAAATGAAAAAAGGAATTATAATTTCTTTATTAATTTTTTGCGTGCTTATTATTACTGCCGGTTTCTCTTTATGTATTGGTTCGGCAGAGATATCGCCGTCAGCGGTATTTTCCATACTGGCAGGCGGTAATCAGGGAACGCCGGACTATATGATAATAACCGGATTAAGGCTGCCAAGGATTATTCTTGCCGTTATCGTGGGCGCTATGCTTGGCATAAGCGGGGCGGCGCTGCAGTCGCTGTTCAGGAATTCGCTGGTGGACCCGTTTATTACAGGCATCTCTTCCGGCGCCGCATTGGGCGCTTCAATAGGGATAATATCAGGCTTTTCTTTTATAATCGCGCCGGCGTTTGCGGGCGCCATGCTTGCCGTATTTTTTGTTTACACAGTTTCCATTAAAGACGGCAGGGTGAATTCATCACGCCTGCTGTTAACGGGCGTAATGACGGGCACAATGCTGTCTTCGGCTGTGATGCTTTTAAGCGCGGTAAACAGCCGTGACATAGTAAAGGTTATTTACTGGCTGATGGGCGACCTTTCAGGAAGTAATTATCAGCAGATAAAGGGCGCGGCAATACTTCTTTTAGCGGCCCTTGCCGCGGGAATTTTCTTTGCCAATGACCTTAATATAATGTCCGCGGGAGAAGAAACTGCTTCCACCCTTGGCGTTAATCCGGAATTTTTAAAACTGTTTTATTTTATTTTGGCTAGTATTGTAACCGCGGCCGCGGTCTCTTTAAGCGGGGTGATAGGATTTATAGGGCTTGTGGTGCCGCATGCTGTCAGAAAGTTTACAGGCCCGGATTTAAGGCTGCTTTTGCCGGCTTCCGCTTTATCCGGCGCGCTGTTCCTGCTTATATGCGATACCATTGCAAGGACGGTGTTTCTTCCGGGCGAGCTTCCGGTAGGGGTTATAACAGGGCTTATTGGCGCGCCTATATTTATAATTCTGGCAAAAAGGGTGAAATAAAGTGTACGGTATAAAACTTTCATCTGTTATTTTTAAATATGGACGGGACTTCACGCTTGATATTGATGCCCTTGAAATACCCAAAGGCGTTCTGACTGTTATAGCGGGAAAAAACGGAGCAGGCAAGACCACGCTGTTAAAACTTATCGCGGGCATAGCCGGCAGGCATGAAGGAAGTATTACTGTTGACGGCGGGGAAATAGAAAAAATATCAAATACGCAAAGGACCAAAATGTTTTCTTACGTGCCGCAGTCGGAAGAACAGGAATTTGCGTATACGGTAAAGGAAATAGCGGCTATGGGAAGGCGTCCGCACGGCAGCGTGCTTGGATTTTTAAATCCAAAAGACATAAAAGCGGTGGATAAAGCGCTGGAATCGGCTGATATGGCGGATAAAAGCGGGCGTGAATTCAGGACACTTTCCGGGGGCGAAAAAAGGCTTGCGCTTTTGGCGCGCGCCGCGGCGCAGGATGCCGGAACAATGCTTCTGGACGAGCCGTCAGCTTTTCTTGATATAGGGCATCAGGCAAAGGTTTATGAAATAATCCGCGGTTATAGGGACGAAGGCAGAACCGTTATAATGGTTACGCATGACATCAACGCGGTCTTTGAAACCGCGGATAATGTTGTTCTTATGAACAAAGGCAGTGTTATGGCTGCGGGAGCGGCTGAAGATGTGTTGTCTGAAAATAATATTAAAGAAGCGTATGCGTTTGACGGATTTGGGTTGTCCCGTAATCAGATAACAGGGAAAAATAATATTTTTTTAAAAATATAAATTAAACGGAGGAAAGATGAAAAGATTAATGTTAGGTTTGTTTGCAGTTATTGTTTTTTCGGCGGCGGCAACAGGTTTTACCAGTGATTACAACAGCATTCAGTCAATTTATGAATCGCAGGGAGGTAATGCGGCCGGGGATAATGCAATTCAGCAGGTGCCTCAGCAGCAGCCGGGCAAAAACACGGGCCTGTATGATTTTAAACCCAAAGCCGCGGTAACGCCGGCGGCAGATAATTCACTTGGGGAAATTGTGGTGACCGCAAGAAAAATGGCTGAATACGAAGGGCTTGTGACAAAAAGTATTGATATAATTTCTGAAGAAAAAATTAAGGCTTCCGGAGCGGTCAAACTTGAAGATGTATTGTCTGAATTGCCCGGATTATCCGTTCTTAAATACGGTTCTTATGAGGGGTTAGCTTCGCTTAATATACGCGGCGCGTCTTCCAGGCAGTCTTTGGTCCTTTATGAAGGAATTCCGCTTAATGATATTTTTACCGGGGGGGTGGATTTAAATCTGGTGGAAATGTCAGGTATAGGAAGGGTGGAAGTGATAAAAGGCGGAATGTCTTCAATATATGGAGCTGACGCGGCAGCGGGAGTTGTGAACCTTCTTAAAGAAAAAAAGAAAATGGCAATCGCGGATATTTCCGCTTCTTTTGGTTCTGATAATTTTCAGAAATACTCCCTTTCATCGGATTATAAAATAGGGGGCGTGAAATATTCAGTTACAGGAAACGAAGAAAAGAGCCCGGGTTATATGCAAAATTCCGGTTTTTTCAAGCGTTCTGCGGGGGCAAGAATATCTTTTTCCGGGGACGCGATAGATTCAAAACTTTCAGGCTATTACATAAAACGTGAAGAGGGGATACCGTTTAATCAGTTTGGGCCGTCGCCTCTGGCAAAACAGTTTGATGAACTTTTTGCCGTAGGAGCGGAAGAAACACTGAAGTTTAACGAAACCAAAGTTGTTGTAAGCGGTTATTACAGGGGCGGCGACCTTGCGTTTAAAAATCCGGACATTTACGTTGATGACAGGCACATCAAAAATGAAGGCAAGGTAAGCGTAATGTCATCGTACACAGCAGGGCCTGTAAATGTTTACGGAGGGTATGAATTTTCCAATAAAAGCGCCAAAAGTTTAAAGACGGGCAATAAATCAACAGGCAATCACGCGGTGCTGACAAACGCTACGGCTTACCTTTTTGAAAAACTTGTTTTAACAGCCGCGGTAAGGGAAGACGTGCATTCGGTTTATGGTATGGTTACAAGTTTCAGCGGCGGCGCAAGGTATTCAATTGCGGACAGCACGGATGTTTTTGCCTCTGTGTCACAGGCGTTTTCCGAACCCACGTTCGGCGATTTATTCTGGGATGAGACTCTGGATTTTGGAGGTTATATCAGTACTACAAAAGGAAATCAGGCGCTTAAACCCGAAAAATCAATGTCGTACGAAGCGGGAATTACAAAAAAAGAGGGCAATATTTCAGAGAAAATAGTGCTTTACCGAAGGGATGTAACGGATATGATAAGGTGGGTGACAGAAACAGACTGGGCGACATATGATAAATCGTCAGCAGAAAACCTTGACCGTGCTGTTATAATGGGCGCGGAAGTTGAAGCTGAATTTGTGCTGTTTGATTTTATCACTTTAACGGGGGCATATTCTTATCTTGATGCAAGGGACAAAAAGACAGGCAAAAAACTTTCATACAGCCCTGAAGACAGTGTGTATGCAAAGGCGGAATTTAAACTTCCGTTTTCTACAAAACTTTCCGCGGGCGTAAGGTATATTGATTCAAGGCTGGATAACGCGGGTGAATACATGAAAGAATACTATATTTATGACCTTTCTGTCAGGCATATTATAAGTGAAAACGCGTCAGTATTCGCAAACGTGGATAATGTGCTGGATAACAGGGAATATCAGGTGGTTAATAAATACCCGATGCAAGGCAGAACCATCAACGCGGGAGTGAATTTAAGTTTTTAAATATGCTGTAATTGAAGGCATTTTGCGGATTGTTAAGGTGTGTTATAAATGCGGATAAAAAAACGGGCTGTTTACGGCCCGTTTTTTTACTTTGTTTTAAGTGTTTTTGTTTTTTGTTTCCGTCCATCCGTGCATCCGATCTTCCGTTTTCCTGTTGCCAATACCCCCTTATTTTGTTATAATTTTTCTGATTTCAACGGTAAAACACTTAATTAAAAAATTTATATTTTAGGGAGGTATTATTATGGTTGGAGTAATTCTTGGAGTTTTGCTTTTATTGTTATTAATAGGGCTTGTTGTCCTTCAGGGAATGATAGAGTGGGGCGGCTTTGATTTTGAAAAATTCATGAATAAAAAAGGGTCGCCTGCTTCAGTACCGGCACCATCAGCGAAGGCAGAAGTTAAAAAGACCGCGGATAAAAAACCGGCAAAGAAAGCGGTAAAAACAGCACCCAAAACAGCTAAAAAGGCAGCGCCTAAGAAAGTTGTAAAGGGAAAGGGGAAAAAATAAAATGATATTGGATTATTTTCTTGGAATGTTTTCCAACGACATGGCCATTGACCTTGGAACGGCCACGACGCTTGTATATCTTAAAGGCAAAGGAATAGTATTAAAAGAACCGTCAATTGTAGCCCTTTACAAAGGGCGCGAAGTAATTGCTGTGGGTAATGCCGCTAAAGAAATGGTAGGCAAAACTCCCGGCGATGTACAGGCAATAAGGCCTATGAAAGACGGCGTCATTGCGGATTTTAACGTGACAGAAAAAATGTTAAGGTACTTTATTGTAAAGGTTCATAACAGGCATTCGCTTGTAAGCCCAAGAATTGCCATATCCGTCCCTAAAGGCGTAACGCCGGTTGAAAGGCGCGCTGTACGCGAATCCGCGATCCAGGCGGGAGCAAGGGAAGTTTACCTTATTGATGAACCAATGGCGGCGGCAATAGGCGCGGGCCTTCCTGTGGAAGATCCGGTTGGCCACATGGTTGTGGATATCGGCGGCGGAACAACGGAAGTCGCGGTAATTTCAATGGGAGGCCTTGTTGTTTTTAATTCAATCAGGACTGCCGGAGATAAGTTTGACGATGCCATCACGGCATATCTTAAAAAAGCATACAACATCCACGTCGGGGAACGCACAGCGGAAAAAATAAAAATTCAGATTGGCTGTGCCATTAAACTTGACAAGACAGAAGAAATGGATGTAAAGGGAAGCGACTTAACAACAGGGCTTCCCAGGACAATAAGAATAAATTCGGATGAAATGGCGATAGCCATTGAAGAACCGATAACCAAAATAATTGACGGCATCAAGTTTACGCTTGAACAGACCAAACCGGAACTTGCGGCCGACATAATTGACAAGGGCATTGTGCTTACCGGCGGCGGAGCCCAGCTTAGGAATTTCGACAAGAAGTTAAGGGAGGAAACCGGAGTACCGGTTCATATTGGCGAGTCCCCCCAGGAATGCGTCGTAAAAGGCGCCGGCAAGATGCTTGAAGAGCAGCTTGACGTCTTAAGAAGGCTCTCTTTTGAAGGCGAAGAAACGCACATTGCTTCTTAAAAGGCAAGATGAAACGCAGGCTTAAACTTTCACAGAAGTTATTTTACGCGGCGGTTATACTTATGACCATAATCGCCGGGATAATGGCATGGAAAAAAGGCGCGGCCGCTCCTGTTGTTAAGGCTGCCCATTCTGTTCAGCAGAAAACAGGGGATTTTGTCTATTATACATCAGATACTTTCAATTCCATAAAGCAGATCTTCAAATCCGGAAGAAGCCTTCAGTATTTAACCCAGAAAAACATGGCGCTTGACATGGAAAATCAGTCGCTTCGCGCGGAACTGGCAAGGCTTGGCCGGTTAAAATCATTAAATGACAATGAAGCTTACGGAAAAAGGGTAAGGACGCCCGCCAATGCCATAAGCACAGGCAGCGGGTTTATTCAGTTTTACGCCCTTGATAAAGGTGCAAATTACGGCGTGGAAGAAGGCGACGGTGTGTTCGCGCCGGGTGGAGTGCTTGGAAGGGTTTCAAGCGTGGGCGCTTCCACCTGCATGGTTCAGCTTTTAACGGATGTCAAAAGCAGCATCAGCGCAAGGGTTGAACGCAGCGGGGTTGCGGGCATTCTGATAGGCGCCGGAAATAACATATGCGAATTAAAATACGTCCCAAAAGAAGAAGATATTCAGCTGGGCGACGTGATTCTTACTTCTGAACTTGGCGCTTCTTTTCCGGCAGGGATTAAAATCGGCGAAGTTACAGCGGTTGACAAAAAAAGCAATAACCTTTCACTTGTAGTCCGCGTTAAGCCTTATGTAAATACAAACACGGTAAGAGAAGTGCTTGTAGTCCGTAAAAAATAAAGGAGCTTTATTATTAAAAATTTAAATTTAATAATTATTTTTCTTGCAGCCGCGGCTGTGCACGCTTACAGTTTTATGCCGGGAAGCATAATTCACGACGTGGACATGGCATATATAATAACAGCTGTATTTATTATGCGGAAAAAAGATGTAACCGCCGCGTTTGCCGCTGTTATTTTCTATTCGTACATGGACGCGCTTACAATGCCTTATTTTGGAGCCGGATTGTTTGGCGGCCTTATGACATTTTTTGTTTTCAGGTTTATTTATGCCAATTTTTATAAAGAAAATTTTATAGCCCGTGCTGTAATGGTGGTATGCGGCGCCGCGGCTGCGGTCTCTTTGCAGTGGCTGTCCGCTTTTTTATTTTACTGGGGTATTGGTTCGGCTGTGTTTCCTTTTTATGCCGTTAAGTTCTTTCTTGCAACTTCGCTGACCGGAATCTTTGTCCTTAAATTATCGGAACTTTATAACGGGGAAGGGGCAAGATGGTTAAAAACGATATTCGCGAGAATATAAAATCCGTTTATCAGAATTTTCTAAGGGTTAAATTCTTTGGCTGGATGGCCGGGGTTGCCGTCATACTGCTTGCTGGGCGTCTGTTTTACCTTCAGGTAATCAAAGGCGCTTATTATGCCAAACTTGCGGAATCCAATAGTGTCACTTTTGTAAGGGAAAGCGCTCCCCGCGGGTATATATATGACCGTAATTACAGGGCTATTGTGACCAATTCCCCCGCGTATTCGGCGGGCATAATTCCATATTACTTTAAAACAAATAATAAAATGGAAAAAGTTATAAGGGAAATAGCGGATGTGCTTGAAATAGAACCGTCAGAGATAGAAGAGAAGATGAAGGAAAGCGGGGTACATGTTTTTGAACCCATAATATTAAGGCGCGCGCTTACCTTAAAACAGCTTTCTGAACTTACGGAAAAGACAGTTGAAGTAAACGGCATCACGGTATTGCAGGAACCTCAGCGGCAGTATCCGTATGGAAGCCTGGCATCCCATGTGATAGGTTATACGGGAGAAATCACGGCTAACCAGATTAAGAACACCAAATATAAGGGGTACAGGCCCGGTGACATCATAGGGCAAACGGGCATAGAGAACTATTATGACAAAATTCTGCGCGGCAAAGACGGGCTTGTTTATATCATTACCGATGCCATGGGAAGGCAGAAAAAAATCGCGGAAAAAGTGGAATCACAGCAGGGAAAAAATATTGTGCTTACAATAGACTTCAGGCTTCAGAAGTATGCCGAACAGCTTATGGAAAATACGGATTTTAACGGCGTTATTATAGCAATTGAACCAAAGACAGGCGATATATTATGCATGGTATCCAAGCCCGGCTATGACCTGAATAATTTCAGCGGCAGGATAAACGCGAAATACTGGAAAAAAATATTAAGGGATAAAGCTAACCCGCTTAACAACAGGGCTATACAGGGATTGTATTCGCCGGGGTCAATATATAAAATTGTAACGGGTTCCGGAGCGCTTAATGAAAATATAGTTAAAACTGATGACGCGTTTTTCTGTGAAGGAATATACTGGATAAAAACCTGGCCGTATAAATGCTGGAAAAGGACGGGCCACGGGTGGGTAAGTTTTTATAAAGCGATAGAGCAGTCCTGCGATATTTATTTTTATAAGGTTTCGCTTAAGATGACAGTTGAATTGCTTTATAAATACTCTGTTATGTTCGGCCTGGGGCAGAAATCGGGGATAGACCTGCCCGGTGAAAAGTCAGGGCTTGTCCCCACAAGGGAGTGGAAAAGAAGGATATCCAGGACGCCGTGGTTTCCGGGTAATACAGTTATGATGGCTATCGGGCAGGGTTATATAACAAGCACACCGCTGCAGATATTAAATATTATGGCGGCAATGGCAAACGGCGGCTACGCCATGCAGCCGCGCCTGTTAAAAGCCGTTACAATGGATAACCGCAGGATTTTTATGAATCCGGAGCCGAAAAAACTTTTTGAAATTGAAGTTAAAAAAGAAAATATAAAGATAATGCAGGCGGCTTTAAAGCGCGTTGTAAACAACTGGGCCGGTACGGGGAAAGCCTCGCAGGTCAGGGGAATTGAAGTGGCCGGCAAGACAGGGACGGTGCAGAATGTGCACGGTGATAACCATGCCATGTTTTCGTGTTACGCGCCTTTTGAAAATCCGGAAATTGCAGTGTACGTACTTTTAGAACACGGCGGCGGCGGCGGCGAAGCGGCAGCGCCTATAGCGGGAGACCTGCTTGATTTTTATTTCAGGACGTTAAAGGAGCTTTAGATGCAAAAGTTCAGGGGATTTTTTAAACTTACTGAAAAACTGCGGCAGTATACAAAAGATATGAATCCGGTGCTTTTGGGCGCGACAATTTTGCTTATGGCAATCGGGCTTCTTGGTATCTACAGCGCGGAGTCGGATCCCGGCAAAGTGTTCTTTTCAAAACAGTCGGTCTGGTATGGAATAGGTTTTATTTTAATGATAGTTGTCGCCAATATTAACTACAACCTTGTGATAGCGGCGGCAAACCATTTTTTTGTATTGTTTATTTTTCTTCTTCTTCTTGTGCTTGTTGTGGGGCACACATCGCTTGGCGCGCAAAGATGGCTTAAAATTGGAGGGCACGGTTTTCAGCCAAGTGAATTCATGAAACTGGTTGTGGCCGCGACAGTTGTAAGGTTTCTTGTTATAAAAGGCAAGGAAGCATTTTCTTTTAAGAATCTGATGCTTGTATTAGTTATTGTTCTGGTTCCGTTTTTTTTGATATTAAAACAGCCTGACCTTGGAAGCGCGCTTATGCTTATTCCAATGACGCTTGCTATTTTGTTTCTTGGAAATATACCTGTAAAAAAACTTTCGGTAATTCTTATAATAGGAATTCTTATACTTCCTGTCGCGTATTACACGCTGCATGATTACCAGAAACAGAGGCTTCATACGTTTGTAAACCCTCATCTTGACCCGTTGGGTTCGGGCTATAATGTAATTCAGTCGCAGATTGCCGTTGGTTCAGGCGAGGTGCTGGGAAAGGGCTGGGGCAAAGGGACGCAAAGCCAGCTTAATTTTATACCCATCAAACATACGGACTTTATTTTTGCCGTGCTTGCCGAAGAGTTTGGGCTTTGGGGCGGACTTATAATCATAGGGATATATCTGTTTTTAATCATGGAAGCCCTTAAAATAATTAAACTGTGCAGGTTTACCGGCGGAAAAATGCTTGGAGGAGCCCTTGTTACAATGATATTCGCGCAGTTTTTTGTTAATGTCGGAATGAATATGGGAATAATGCCGGTTGCCGGCATAACATTGCCGCTTTTAAGCTATGGCGGAACATCGGTTATCGTCACGATGACGGCTCTGGGTATGCTTCAGAACATATACAGGGAATATATAAAGGCGGAAAAATAATGAAAAAGATATTCATTAATTCGGAAGATTTTGATACGTCGGTTGCAATAGCCGAAGACGGCAGGCTTTGTAATTTCTTTATAGAAAAAAAAGTTTATGCCAAAGCCGGAAATATTTATAAAGGCAAAATAGAAAAACTTGTGGCGGGAATGAATTTTGTTTTTGTGGATATCGGCGATTCAAAACCGGCATTCCTGTCGGAAAGGGAGTATTTTGACTCTTCAAATATTGCCGAATCCGGTATGCTTGAAGACGTAAGCGAAGCCGCGGTCATAAAACCGCAGGAAAGCATTACAGGTATATTTGAAAAAGGGCAGGAAATTCTGGTACAGGTAATTAAAGAACCCTATCAGACAAAAGGCGCGAGGCTTACCACAAATCTTATGCTGCCCGGGTATTATGTGGTGTACAGCCCTTATCTTAAACAGACAGGTGTTTCCAGAAGGATTTTAGATGAAGGTGAAAGGGACAGGTTAAAGACAATAATAGCGGATGCAAAAAATAATATCCCCGGCGATTACGGGATTATAGCGCGTACACAGGCGGAAGGAGCGGATGCGGCGGCCCTTCAGGAAGAGATACGCGGACTTCATGAAAAATGGAAGGCGGTAAAGAAAGCCGCGGATTCATCGCGCGCGCCATCCCAGATTTACTGCGAGCAGAACCTGCCGGTAAAAATAGTCAGGGAATACCTGGATTCCAACACGTCATCAATTGTGACCGATTCAAGGGAAATATATGAAGAAATGGAAAAATACCTGAAAACGGCATACAACAGGACGGTTGACCTGAACCTTTATGAAGGCAATGACCCGTTGTTTGAATATTATAACCTGCAGGGGCAGGTGGAAGGAATATTCAGCAATATTGTTTCTTTCAAAAAAGGCGGATACATAAAAATAGATTTAACGGAAGCCCTGACTGTATTTGATATCAACAGCGGCAAGTTTAAGGGGGCGGAAGATGTGGAAGCAAGCCTGCTTGCGGTAAACCTTCATGCCGCAAGGGAAATTGCGCGGCAGATAATCCTGCGTAACTTAGGCGGGCTTATAGTGATTGATTTTATTGATATGCAGTCGGAAGAAAACAGGAAGAAGGTAAAAGAAGTAATGGAACAGGAGCTTGCCAAAAGCAAGATGTTTCATAAAGTGGGGAATATAAGCGAATTCGGGCTTATGGAACTTACAAGAAAACGCGACAGCAGAAGGGTGGAAGATATATACTTTGAAGAATGCCCCAAATGCAACGGCCACGGCAGGATACTGACGGATGAAAATATCTGTATAAAATATATGAGAAAGATAAAGTATGAATGCAAAAAGATGCTTGAAGAAAACGTGGCAGTGCTTGTCCCGGAGAAGATAAAAGAAAAACTTCAGACAGAATACATAGAAACACTTCATGAATACGAGATTAAGTACAAGAAAAATATAATATTAAAGACAGAAGGGTAATTACAGGTTACAGTTGACAGGTTACAAGTAACAGCGGTAATAAAGATTATATTGCGGAGAATACAGGTTGCGTGATTTGCATTAGTTTTTGTTATGGCAGCCGTACCCTTCAGGGTGCGTGGGTTAGATTTTACTGTTTCTGCGTATTTCTCTCTTAAACTCACTTCAGTCTCCAAGCCTCTAACTTAATACCGGAGCAGTACAAGTAATGAATTCACTGTGTATTTGCAGATTCTTTATGGTAAAATTTATATATAAGGTAAAAGAAGTATGGTTTAAAGTGAAAATTGAAATGCCGGAAACGTAAAAGGCAAAGAAACAGCCCTGTGATGTTTTAAGCTGAAACATTGGCATAAATACATATATTTAGGATGGCCGGCATGATAACGCAGAAGATATATGAAACTTACAGGGAAAATCTTATTTCCGGCAACCGTATCGCCTGCAGCGGAATAACCGCGGATCTTATAAAAAACGGTATAACCTTAAAAGAACTTTATGTGGATTTATTTCAGAGGGCAATGTATGAAGTGGGGAGGCTTTGGGAGGAAAACATTATTACACCCGCGGTTGAACACATGGCTACCGGTATAACCGAATACTGCATGTCTTTGTCTTACCCGCTTATATTTGGAGCAGACCATAAGAATAAAACTGTTGTTATATCCTGCCTGGCAAATGAATATCATCAGATAGGCGCCAAGATGGTAGCCGACATCTTTGAAATGCACGGCTGGCATGGGTACTTCCTTGGGGCAAATACCCCGGTTGAAAACCTTATTACTCT
This genomic window from Candidatus Goldiibacteriota bacterium contains:
- a CDS encoding cobalamin-dependent protein (Presence of a B(12) (cobalamin)-binding domain implies dependence on cobalamin itself, in one of its several forms, or in some unusual lineages, dependence on a cobalamin-like analog.); the encoded protein is MITQKIYETYRENLISGNRIACSGITADLIKNGITLKELYVDLFQRAMYEVGRLWEENIITPAVEHMATGITEYCMSLSYPLIFGADHKNKTVVISCLANEYHQIGAKMVADIFEMHGWHGYFLGANTPVENLITLIKDKKPDVLGLSISIYFNMPQLINTVKLVRRQFADLVILAGGQGLKRYAGEFVQYEKIFVINSISELERYINENN